The Chloroherpetonaceae bacterium genome window below encodes:
- a CDS encoding BamA/TamA family outer membrane protein, with amino-acid sequence MSLKDLILSYHFIKSRCETHEFCLRILILSFFLYSQSFAASQAPDSTARSFQADSISLPLKFPLRISNIRYEGLRQFRESALTRVFESEKFDSRDAFRLTINSAEALARQEGFLEFLIERADFTYNSDSTKAEMLLSISEGPLYLLQRVHFIDSSLSPQNQPLPREINRILEEIENSPFQNEALEDAANRIITSMETSGYPFAKVSVSSIDPEGKDPEKPDILPVSLSFTLFRGAFVTVGDILVNGLQTTKPDIVLRELPFRTGDVFLEKNLPESNSKLLRLGLFDKVIAEEPLFIPNQAQEKQHSLTDSLKAIIRFTLEEGNPNTFDGILGYQPALGPNDEGFFTGQINFSLRNLFGTARRLEVRWTKPNAPTQDVRLFYQEPWVLNLPLTLSLELLQLKQDSSFSQLNYGVTGIFRFNTNFWITGNFSRELVTPIIESLTPSQTIFQSTITLSGLGVLYDSRDYPLNPQSGWLFKNEYRIGTKTIAGSDSLLSLFGLRKSVLQQRFSLDLEFYQRLFFRQVLFLRLKGSAILSDEIQFSDLMRIGGALSLRGYREQQFLASQFLFGGAEYRFILSQKTFLFGFLDAGYFTRPANPVVPTDIAESNFRIGYGFGFRFETPLGLTGFTFALGEGDSFLQGKIHFNIINEF; translated from the coding sequence ATGAGTTTGAAGGACTTGATTCTTTCCTATCATTTTATAAAAAGTCGCTGTGAAACGCACGAATTTTGCTTAAGAATTTTAATTCTTAGTTTTTTTCTCTATTCACAAAGTTTCGCTGCATCTCAAGCTCCGGATTCAACCGCTCGAAGCTTCCAAGCAGATTCTATCTCACTTCCCCTCAAATTCCCTTTAAGAATCTCTAATATTCGATATGAAGGGCTTCGGCAGTTCCGCGAAAGCGCCTTAACCCGTGTGTTTGAAAGCGAAAAGTTTGATTCGAGAGACGCGTTTCGCCTTACCATCAATTCCGCCGAAGCTTTGGCAAGGCAGGAAGGCTTTTTGGAATTTCTTATTGAGCGTGCGGATTTTACCTACAATTCCGACTCGACAAAGGCAGAGATGCTCCTCTCAATTTCAGAGGGGCCGTTATATCTTCTTCAACGGGTGCATTTTATTGATTCGAGTCTTTCGCCTCAGAACCAACCGCTTCCCCGAGAAATCAATCGAATACTTGAGGAAATTGAAAATTCACCTTTTCAAAACGAAGCTCTTGAAGATGCTGCCAATCGCATCATCACCTCAATGGAAACATCCGGTTATCCTTTTGCGAAAGTTTCCGTTTCTTCAATTGACCCTGAAGGAAAAGACCCTGAAAAGCCCGACATCCTGCCAGTCTCCCTTTCGTTTACCCTTTTTCGTGGTGCTTTTGTGACCGTTGGCGATATTTTGGTGAATGGTTTGCAAACCACAAAACCCGACATCGTTTTGCGCGAACTTCCCTTTCGAACGGGCGATGTTTTTCTCGAAAAAAACCTTCCTGAATCAAATTCAAAACTGCTGCGATTGGGGCTTTTTGATAAAGTCATTGCAGAGGAACCCCTCTTTATCCCCAATCAAGCGCAGGAGAAACAACATTCTTTAACCGATTCCCTCAAAGCCATCATTCGATTCACCCTTGAAGAAGGAAACCCCAATACTTTTGATGGTATCCTTGGCTACCAACCGGCACTCGGCCCAAATGACGAGGGGTTTTTTACTGGGCAAATCAATTTCTCGCTCAGAAATCTTTTTGGGACCGCTCGAAGGCTGGAAGTCCGGTGGACGAAGCCCAATGCCCCAACGCAAGATGTTCGGCTGTTTTATCAAGAGCCTTGGGTCTTAAATCTTCCGCTTACTCTTTCTCTTGAATTGCTTCAACTCAAACAAGATTCCAGCTTTTCTCAATTGAATTATGGTGTCACCGGCATTTTTCGATTCAATACCAATTTTTGGATCACAGGAAATTTTTCGCGTGAGCTCGTAACTCCCATTATCGAATCCCTCACGCCAAGCCAAACCATCTTTCAAAGCACGATTACATTAAGTGGGCTTGGCGTTCTTTACGACTCCCGCGATTACCCGCTCAATCCTCAATCCGGCTGGCTTTTCAAAAATGAGTACCGCATCGGCACAAAAACGATTGCGGGTTCAGATTCATTGCTCAGCCTCTTTGGACTTCGCAAAAGCGTTTTGCAACAGCGCTTCTCCCTTGATCTTGAATTTTATCAACGCCTCTTTTTCAGGCAAGTCTTATTTTTGCGTTTGAAAGGCAGTGCGATACTAAGCGATGAAATCCAATTCAGCGATTTGATGCGAATTGGCGGCGCGCTTTCGCTTCGTGGCTATCGTGAGCAACAATTTTTGGCCTCACAGTTCCTTTTTGGCGGTGCCGAATACCGGTTTATCTTATCTCAAAAAACGTTTCTCTTTGGATTTCTCGATGCCGGTTACTTCACTCGTCCGGCAAATCCGGTTGTCCCAACAGATATTGCCGAGTCGAATTTTCGCATTGGCTACGGGTTCGGGTTTCGCTTTGAAACGCCTTTGGGGCTCACCGGCTTTACTTTTGCATTGGGCGAAGGCGATTCCTTTTTACAAGGAAAAATTCATTTTAATATTATTAACGAGTTTTAA